The sequence CACTACACCCACAGCCAGGAGCTTGACAACAAGGTGAGAGGGGCCgtaggggaagggggcaggataaGGCAGCCCCACGTCCCCTCGCTGCCATGGGAGGGGCATCTTTGAATGAGtgaggctgaggagctgggcaggagagtccccttgcgggggaagggggcaggcagaATGGGACCCAGGATAGTAGTGCGGGATGTTCACCCATAGAGGCCCAACAGCTTCCAGCCCCAGCAGAGAGGCCAGAGCCCAGGatggggaatgggacccaggccTCCAGgactgcagtggtacagctgggGCCCTAGTTTCGCCCACTGGGGCATGGGGGGTGTACAGCTGTTAACCCCGCAGTTCCCGTTCAGCACGATATCGAGTTGATCGACCCACGGGGCCGCACGCCTCTGGAGCTGGCTGTGTCACTGGGCAACCTTGAGTCGGCCCGGGTGCTGCTGCAGCACAACGCCAACGTGGGCAGGGAGAATGCCAATGGCTGGACAGGTACTGGCGGGGGGAACACACGGAGCTGCGGGAGGGCaggtatggggggctggggggcagttaTGGGGAGTTGGGCAGCTCTGGTGCCAGCCCCTCTGATGCACAGCTCCTGCCCTATGGCACGGAATTTCTCCCCCACTAATTCCTGGAGGTctcagcctcccctctgccatgCTCCAGGGGGCTGGTGCCCATGGACCCAGGATTCACACCTGGACTTCGCCAGCAGAGGGCCCTGTATCGTGCCATTGGATACCTGGCTTTGCATGCCCAGGGCAACGGGTTGGTGCTGGCCTTGCCCGGGGGGTGTGCAGGCAATGGAATTGGCTTGGGTGCCAGTGTGCAGCGGGGACAGGCAGTGCCCTATGCCTGATGGCTCCGTGttgctccctctctgcccctcctccagtcCTGCAGGAGGCCGTCAGCACCGGGGACCCTGAGATGGTGCAGCTGGTGCTCCAGTACCGCGACTACCAGCGTGCCACCAACCGCCTGGCTGGCATCCCCGAGCTGCTCAACAAACTGCGCaaggtcagtgtgtgtgtgtgtgtatgtgccccCAGCCAGCCTTGCTGTCAGGTACAGACCCCCCCTCACcgcctggatcccagccccctgACACTCCCACCCTGGGATACAGATTCACCCACGCCCTGGGGTACAGACCCCCTGGGACCTCAGCCCCCTGTGTCAGCCTTGCCCTGGGATACAGACACCTGCCTCCgggactccagccccctgccagccttgCTCTGGGGTACAGATACCCCACGCCAGGACCCCAgaaccctggcacccccaccctgGGGTACAGACCCTCTGggacctgagccccctgccagcctTGCCCTGGGTTACAgaccccccccgggaccccagccCCCTGGCACTCCCACCCTGGGGTACAGACAACACACCCCTGGGACCCCAGTCCCCTGGCACCCTTGCCCTTGGGGCACAGatccccccccaggaccccagtcCCCTGGCATCCTTGCCCTGGGACATagacccccccaggaccccagtcCCCTGGCATCCTTGCCCTGGGGTACAGACACCCACCTGGGGCCCCAGCCCCCTGGCATTCCCACCCTGGGCTACAGACACCCCCCTGGGGCCCCCACCCTGAGGTGCAGAtgactccccccaccaccaccaccgggaCCCCAGCCCTCTGGCACCTCCGCCCTGCTGGTCCCTAGGTGCCCCCTGAGAGCTAAGCCCTGGGCGCCCGCAGTGTGATGGATCCGCCTGCTGCCACTCTGGGGATCCATTGTGGATGCATCTGGGATCCCCCAGGATCTAGGACATGAGCACACCTAGGATCTCACCCAGCCCTGGGGATTCCCAGCTTGAGATTTGTCCCCCAGGATCTCTCACTTCCCCCAGGTTCCTGTTcttaccccccacctccaatcATTACAGGtatctcccctcctcctcaggTCCGGatctctcttcccctgcccctcccggaTCTGATCACTGCAAGGAATCCCACCCACCCTTCtgatcttccccccacccccatccctccagggAATTCCCCATGATCTCCCAGACCCCAATCTCTGCAGGgattccccccgccccgcagaCCCTGATCTCCCCCACCCCGATCTCTGCCGGGAATGCCTGATCTCATCGCTTTGTTGTCTCCTCTCTTCCAGGCCCCTGATTTCTACGTGGAGATGAAGTGGGAATTCACCAGCTGGGGTGAGTCCGTCCCTGGGGGCTCCCGAAGGGGGGTTTGCAGGAGGATACCCCCAATCTCCGTCCCCAGTGCCAGAGACCAGGGATATGCGGCTACGTGGAGGGGAGAGACTAGAGCCACACGGTCGttgtccccaccccgcccctacCCTGCCAGCAGTTGGTGCCTCCCTTTCTCGGAgttgggccctggggtgggggattgGGGGGAATGGGAGCACTGCCTGGCGGTGTTAAGCCCAGCACCATAATGGAACCCCTGGTGGCTGGGAGGAGGAACTGCAGACATCTGGACACACCCTCCCCagcggggtgcagggctgggctgtcaGCATGCAGGTGGGGCAGACGCCCACACTGCCATGCCCTCCCCCGCTcactctctgtccctcccccacagtgccccTGGTCTCCAAGGTGTGCCCGAGTGATGTGTACCGGGTGTGGAAGCGCGGCGAGAGCCTGCGGGTCGACACCACCCTGCTGGGCTTCGAGCACATGACCTGGCAGCGTGGGCGGCGCAGCTATATCTTCAAGGGGGAAGGTCAGAGATGCCCCCAGCCTCTCCGGGCCGCACCCCATTCCTGTGCCCCCGGGGGAAttggggtctcctccccccatggTGTTCCTCCCCTGTTCTCCCGTGGGAATTTGCTTCTGCCCTATGCCCCTAGGGGAATTGGGCTCTATTTCCCCTCGATGCCCTGTGCAGGATGTACCTTCCCGATCTGGCTGAGTAGTAGAGCTGGGCCCCTTTCCACTCCCCGACATGAGGGGCTCTGAGAGAtggggctgagaccccagctggccCAGCCCtcgggaggggaatggggtcacTGCCAATGGGAGTTGGCGCTCCATTGGGATATGGCTGCTGGAAAGGGCCAGGGAAGCAGTCCGCCTGCACCTAGAGTCTCAGGGGATCCTGGAGGGAGGCTGAGGTGACATCACCACGGCACCTCCAGCCTGGCCacaggtggggtggggctgtggcactgatatgtcccctctccccctggcCAGAGGAGGGTGCCGTGGTGATGGAGGTGGATCACGACAAGCAGGTGGTCTACACGGAGACGCTGTCGCTTGCCCTGCACGAGCCAGAGCTGATGCTGGCTGCCATGCAGCCCACCGAGGAGCACGTGGCCAGCCGGCTGACCTCGCCCGTTGTCTCCACCCACCTCGACACCAAGAACATCGCCTTCGAGCGGtgagctgttggggggggggcactcatgGGGGGCATTCATGCAGGCTGACCACATGGGGGCAGGCCTCTGAGAGGGGAGCGGGTGTGGGAGGCAGGGTGCACGAGGACAGCCATGAGGGAGGCAGGAGAATACAtgactggggagggagggcagggaaggaggcGCATGCGAGGAGTGTACAAGTGGCAGGGTGAGGTTGCTGTGCACGAGATGCCCTTGTGCTAGAGGCAGtggacagtggggagaggggatgggcaCGACTGACATTTGTGTGGTCGCAAATGGTGAGCGGTGTCGGGGATCCATGTGCGTGATGGGCCCTTGTACAACCGCTCATGCTAgtgagcagggttggggggtgaCCAGGCCTTTCCTTGGGCATCTTGTCCTTCAGCACCATGCCCGCCCTTAGGGTTGATGATCAGAGCTAGGGCTGGGGGGTGTGCatgcctgtagggtgaccagatgtcccgattttggggtctttttcttatataggctcctattacccccccccccgtcccgatttttcacacttgctgtctggtcaccctacgtgccTGCAGCTCTTGTGCAACAGCTCTACTCACAGCTGGGCACTGAAAGGAGGCTCCAGGGAGGAACAGAGCTGGGCTTGAGCAGTTCTTGACTGGAGGGAGCCTGGGGGAGCCGCACCCAGGCATTGGGgcatatgggggaggggaggggtctgtctAGGGCGGAAATGGGGGGACGCAGCATCTGACCCGGCCATTCCCGTCTTGGAAGGAACAAGTCTGGGATctggggctggcgctcggagaaGATGGAAGTGATCAGTGGCTATGAAGCCAAGGTAatgccctgttccccaccctgGGAGTGCAGGGAATGGCAACCTTAACTGGGAGGGGAAGACTGGGACAGGATGGGACCCAGACCTCTGGGATGGCAGTTGTGAAGTTCTTGCCTGTAGGGGCCTCACAGTTTCCCGAGGGAGGAGAGATCAGGatggggaatgggacccaggcatcTAGGAGCAGGAGGAGGTGCTCACCTCTACGGGCCTCATATGACCGCATGTACTAGAGACACCAAGACAGCAaatgggacccaggtgtccgggatGGCAGCACAAGGTGCTCACCCCTTGGGGGTGCAGCtcgtgtgtgggggaggggggactgggaaAGCTGATTCACATCCCATGTCGTGGCAGGTTTACAGTGCCAGCAATGTGGAGCTCATTACTAAAACAAGAACTGAGCACCTATCGGACCAGGACAAGTCCCGCACCAAAGGTAACACGCTGGCCCTAGCCAACCAATCAGAACATCCAGTCTGCAAtggcccaccccttcccctctgaCACACCCACCCTGGATACCCAATCACAGTGCCAGTCCCACACATATGCacagcatagggttgccaacttggtaatattcaaaaactggacactcctGCAGGAGTGTcggaacctcccctgccccacctcttcccctgaggccccgtccCCACGCACTTCTTTCCCCCCCGCCCTTCATCCCTGTTGCTTGCtgcttttccctccccaccctccggTCCGGCCAGAAGGGACTTGCctgcggagccagggctgggatctACAGCTGCCCGATGAAGGCAGGAGGCAGACCTGGGTGAGtaggggctggagcaggtgaTGACCTAGTGCCTCCCGACCTCCCACATCCGAAGTAACCGGACATTGGGCGTCCGCtcagtagatctgactggacactgtcaggtcccctctTCAATCGgactttccagtcgaaaaccggacatcCTAGTACAGCACCCCTTCCCCTGCGACTGtccatcctgcccccagccctctgttcagactgccccctccccctctgatATACCCACTCTGGACCCACAGCACCCCAACCCTCCTCCTCTGACATGCCCACGCACAGTGCCCCTGTACTTCCCCTTGTAACAGACCCGCCGCAGCTTTCCAGTCACAGCACCTGCCTACAagggcctggccccaccccttggcCCTTCAGTCACAGCACCatacccatccctcccctccagtcACAACCCCATTGACAACAGCCCGCCTCTCCACCTGTCCATCATGTctcaagccccgccccctgagctGCCCACTGATGCTGAGTTTTCTGTATCCACACCCACATCAGACCTGATGGGGGGAACTGGCCCTAGCAGAGTAGCCTCCCCCAGGGCACAGAATGAGCGTGGTAGCTGTTtcctcggggaggggggaggtggtggtagtggtggggaTTCATACACTTCAGGGGATCTTTGAGTCTAACctactctcccctctccccccgtagGCTCCAAGACACCCTTCCAGTCCTTCCTGGGGATTGCCCAGCAGCATGCCTCCCATAATGGGGTGAGTGAtgggctccctcctgctctgggGACTCGAGACGCACACCTGGTGtggtgggggtcagggcagaagcgTCAAGTTCCCAGCCATGATGGTAGAATCTGGGGATGGGGCTGTttgagggtgaggggtggggggaatacagCAAGTGAGGGGGAATTTGGCAACAAggagcacagccagagagcatgTGAATGGGGGATCTGACTTCCCTTCCCCATGCCTGCCCCCTCCAGGCCCCCGTGCTGCAGTCCGCCACTCTCACCAACCCCACGGCCATCACCCCCGAGGAGTACTTTGACCCCAGCTTCAACCTGGAGGCCCGCAACATTGGCCGCCCTATTGAGATGTCCAACAAGGTgcagaggtgaggtgggggtgggggtctgggatgGCAGTAGAGGGGGAGAATGTGCTAGAGGAGCATGAAGAGTCGCTCTGCACTTTCAGCCAGTGATACTGCatggtgtggaaaatccaccctAATTCTAGCTCCCCTCTGCCAGGGAATGGCACCCACGTGTCTGGGATGGCAGGGCAGTGTGTTCACCCCTAGaagttcctgcagctcccagcccccagagTGAGGGAGAGACCAGGacagggaatgggacccaggcatccaggACAGCAGTGTAGGGTGCTCGCCCCTAATGGGCGCCAGGCCTGGTCCCTTGCTTTGCATAGCCAGTGCCGTGCAGGAAGAGGGACTGGGGCAGCTGGCTGTGATGCTCTCCCGGGCGTGACAGGTTCAAGGCCACGCTGTGGCTGTGCGAGGATCACCCCCTGTCGCTGGTGGAGCAGGTGACGCCCATCATCGACCTCATGGCCATCAGCAACGCCCACTTCGCCAAGCTGCGTGATTTCATCACCCTCAAGCTGCCGTCCGGCTTCCCCGTCAAAATTGGTGAGTGGGGCAGATCTGAGGGGGGGGGTGGCCTGGCTGGATTTGGAGTGCGATAGAGATGGGCAGGGGAcgggtggaggggaaggaatggCTGGGATCTGGGGAGTCTGAGGGGCACAGAGGTGGCTGGAGATGTGGTGGAAATTGCGGGGTTGGGGGAAATGAGGGCCAATTGTGGGAGTATGAGGGTTGGCAGGAGTCCCCCAGAGTGGGGAGAGTtggattgggggcaggggagtcGGGAAGTGTGGCAAGGATCATGGAGAAGTGTGGCTGGGATGATGGGCAAGGAGTGGCAAGGATCATGAcagggaggggtggctgggggctgtggggagctagGCTGGGGTGGCTGAGGGCTGGAGAGGATGAGGAAGCTGGCAGAAGGGGTGgttatggggcaggggaggggcagcagggatcatgagggggagggaggctgggggccaggaaggatgggggagctggggagtggggtctgaggGGCAGAGGAGGTGTGGCTGGGATCATGATGGGGAGAGGTGGCTGGGGGTTGTGAGGAGCTGGGCCAGGGTGGTTGGGGGACctggggaggggtggcagggatCATGAGGGGGAGTAGAGGCTGGGGGCCAGGGAGGATGGGagaactggggagggggatctgaggggcgggggaggtgtgGCAGGGATCATGGGGGGCGGGGTGGCTGGGGGCCGTGGGGAGCTGAGCTGGGGTGGTTGATGGGTGAGGGGCATGTCTGGGGGCTGTACCATCTATTGCTCCCAGTGTCTCACGCTCtcatgttcacacacacacacacacacacaccagagatCCCCCTCTTCCATGTGCTCAATGCACGAATCACCTTCAGCAACCTGTGTGGGTGCGATGAGTTGCTGAGCTCCGTGCGAGTctgcggccctgcccccagctcctccccaggggATGCCAGAGAgccagctgcaggggcagaggcgCCCCCCAACCCCAAAGGTAGGGGAGCCTgcaagggtgggggggctgggcacaCCAGGCATCCCACTGCAAACCCACAGTGACCCCTATTGACCCCAGTCTCCATGGGGTCGAGGGCcaaggcagtgtgtgtggggggtgggtgtcTCTCTGGGCGGGGCAGACTCCTACAGGTGGAGCAGTGTGTCTGTGATCCCAGTGGGGTATGGCCCCCCCGACACTcaccccatccccctctccccagtgttCCCGTTCCCCTGCGAGGTGGACCCAGTGGTGTTCGAGGTGCCCCAGGGCTACGCTATGCTGGGTGCTGGCCGCAATGAGCCCATGCGGGACGAGGATGATGACCTGCTGCAGTTTGCCATCCAGCAGAGCTTGCTCGACGCTGGCACCGAGACCGACCAGGTGAGATCTGGGCAGGGCCTTTCTCCTCTCAGGGCACCAGCTCCGATCTGGCCTCAGGGTAGGGGGGACTGGCAGGCTcagggggacagggaatgggacatggggcctttcccctctcgGGGCACCGGCTCCAATCCGGCCCCAGGGTGCAGGGACTAGTGGGCTCAGAGGGGCAGGgtatgggacatggggccttccCCCTCTAGGGCATGCCAGCTCCCTACTTTCCTGTCGGTTGATGTGGGGAGCTGTCTGGCTGGTTCAGGGGTGTGGGATTTGGGGTCTCTGATTCAGCAAGGGGGGGGAATATTCCTATGTTCTGATTGGTGCCCTGGATTGCAGGTCACTATCTGGGAGGCGCTAACCAACACACGTCCAGGCTCCAACCCCCCTTCCTATGACGAAGAGTTGCAGCTGGAGCGGTGAGTGCTGGGGTGGGATGAGCTTCATGACAGGACCTCCATGGGTAGCAggcccctcccttccttccctggCCTTCCACATAGCCATTTTCTGGGCtggcagggtgaggcaggggctggtcagtggggatggggctgtgaggtgggggggcggggctgtggggtggtgagaggcaggtggtgggggtggggctgtgagaGGCAGGTGCTggttggtggggggcagggccatgaGGGAGGATgttggtgggggggcggggctgtgtgggaggggctggTAGGTGGGAGTGGGGCTGTGTGAGAGGGGCTGGTGGGTGAGCGGGTGGGGCTGAGAGAGGCAGGTGCTGGTCGGTGAGGGGATGGGACTGTGAGAAGCAGGTGCTGGTTGGTGAGGGGTGTGGCTGTGGAGAAGGGGTGTGGCTGTGAGGGAGGGGCTGGTTAGTGGGGGGATGGCTGTGCGGGAGGGGCTGGTTGGTGGAGGCAGGGCTGTGAGAGAcaggtgctgattggtgggggTGAGGCtgtgaagaaggggcacagctgTGAGGGAGAGGCTGGTCTTGAGGGGCGGAACTGTGAGGGCAGTTGCTGACACGCATCTCTCTCCCACAGCGCCATCCAGGAGAGCATGTTCCTGCAGTCGGGGCAAGGCCTGGCTGCGACTGAGTCTGGTGGCGGAGGCAACGGCGACAACAGCATCGTCCCTCCTGATGacagcccggcccccagcaccaATGGCTCCTCCTCCTCGGCCCTGCCTCCCCCGGCCTACCCCAGCTTCGACGAGCAGCTGCGCCTGGCAATGGAGCTGTCGTCGCGGGAGCAGGAGGAGCAGGAGCGCCGGCGGCGTGAGGAGGATGAGGAGCTGCAGCGCATCCTCCAGCTCTCTTTGACGGAGAAGTAATGCCCAGCCTACCAGCAGGGGGCCCTGAACCCAGTCTCCCCCAAGACTCCCAGGGGCTCCCCAGTGCCCTGGCTTTGCTGTTGTATTTTTAACCTTGAGGGGGTTACccgtcccattccccaccccctgtcttgcagggggcaggactggacTTGACGAGACACCCTCTGCCTTTCCCAGGGCTCTCAGTCCTGCTGCCTCTTGGGTCTTATTTAatttaactctttttttcttttttttttttaatggttattCTATTCCCCCTGCCTGGTGGAGGAAAGTTTTGTATGGCTAGCAGGAAACAGAAGAATGAGGGAACGGAGGAGAGGAGCAGCAACAGAGTGGCAGAGGCTAAGGAGAACCCGCTGCTGTAGAGAAAGCAGTTTCCAACTGGACTCTTAATTCATGTTGGTGGAGGTAGTGAGATTCTGAAACTGGGCATAAAATATAtaatacacaaacacacatgctgACCGTGTCCTGTCAGCCCATGTGGGCAATAGGGGTGAGGGCaatgaagggggtggggctagagGTGATGGGGCAGGGCCAGAAACCTGATGACTAGGGTGGTGATGCTACATTGGTGGGAGCAGTGGAATGTGGCACTCAAATAGAAGCAGGGCCAATAATTTTCAGTCCTATGTTTCGCCTCCCGAACCCCCCCCTGTGCGTAGCTGCCATGTCCTCTCCTGcctgtttaatttattttatttatatctcTGCAGCTCTAGAATGGGGAGGGTGAAaggtgggttttggttttttaactCAACTCCAAAGGTTGGAAAGGGATCAGCTGCATGGAGCAGCTCCTCCTGGCACCCGCAGGGGCCAGGTGCGGGCCTCTGTGCAGCAGGAACCATGAAATAAAAAGGAGAAACCAACCAACCCCCTGGCTCTCTGGCTCCCTTCATTCTGCATGTCGCACTCTTTGGCCTGGGCCTTTACTGGTGTATCAGCTGCCTGAGGGAGGGAATGGAGCCAGTATCCTGCTCGGAGCatcccctctgctctggggcccTCTCTGGCCAGCTTCCCCCAATGCAGACAGGATCCCCAAGGGGGCACTGTGTCCTGCTGATACTGGGAGGTCTTTCTGCTTATCTGGGGGCTTGGTTGCATCTTGCTTCTTTACAGGACAGAAACACCTGGGTGTGCCAGGCCTGGCTATGTGCCCACTGCTGCTCTGGGTGGGCTCTTGTGGTTTCTAAGATGGAGCACAGTGAGTGCTGCTAGAGGGCTCACatgctatttaaagggataccacTCTATTCCTATCCACTACAGACTTGGACATGCTCAACAACCAAGCAAGACCCAGCTACGCCTGTGCCCAGTGGGCAAGAGGGCCATGCCTGAGAGTCTAGAGCAGAGAAGGGGCCAAGTGGCTGCACTGGCTTTCATTAGCTCCATGAATCCCTGAGCTGCAATCCCCATGTCCACCCTCTAGCTTACCCCCTTCTTGCCACTCCCCTCCCATTAGTAATGTCTTAAAAAGAAGAATTTCTGCTCTAATTTGGGTGCTCATCAGTTGGAAAGAACAGCGGAGAAAGACATGCCTGTACGAGATGATCACAGGATGAcaatgagccaccaatgtgatatggctgtgcaAAAGGCAATTGGAATCCAAGGATGTGTCAGGTGAGGTAATTCTTGTACAGGTAGGGAAGGGTTCGTGctgttgtacaaggcactggtgagacctcatctggaattctGTGCGCAGTTCTGGGCACCAGCGTTCAAGAATTCAGAACTGGTGCAGAGAAAAGGGTTTCTAGGATCTATGacacgggaggtaactgtcccactctacttagCTCTGGTGAGTCCACacctggagtcctgtgtccagttctgggtgcatGCTGTGGGAGGGATGTGAGCAAACTCGGGAGAGGCCAGAGGGGAGCAAGAAAAATTattggagatttaaaaaaactgacctatgaggaaaggttaaaaacggGGCACATTTAGTCTTGAAAAATGATGGCTAAGGGGGGGACCTGATaggtcttcaaatacgttaagggctgttataatgAGGCCGGGGATaaattgttctctgtgtccactgaaggcagggtGAGAAGTAATgggttaatctgcagcaaggaatatCTAGGTTAGAtggtaggaaaaactttctaactctaaggatagttcAGCTCTGGAACCAAGAGAGGTTGGAGGATTTTAGGAACAGGTGGGACAAACCCTTGCCtgggaatggtctaggtttacttggtcctgcccctGCATGgggggctggacctgatgacctCTCATGGCTCTTTCCAGCCCAACACTTCAATGGCTTTATGAGCAGGGGCCTGTTAGACGAGAAAAGACGGAGAGTTTGGTTTGTTTAGCTCGGCAAAATGAAGATGGAGCGGGGCTGTCTCTATCAGTACAGCAGGGAGGGAGACGAGCGATTTAAAatgaaggacaatgttggcacaagaatgaAGGGGGAGAAAGTGGCCAGGAATAAACAGGTTGGGAACTAGAAGGTTTCTACCAACCAGCGGAGTGTGGGGCTGGCCCACCTCCCACTAGGAGTAGTGGG is a genomic window of Malaclemys terrapin pileata isolate rMalTer1 chromosome 4, rMalTer1.hap1, whole genome shotgun sequence containing:
- the ANKRD13D gene encoding ankyrin repeat domain-containing protein 13D isoform X1; the encoded protein is MARAGDAFPLHLLAWHNRHQALESELRTGQHDIELIDPRGRTPLELAVSLGNLESARVLLQHNANVGRENANGWTVLQEAVSTGDPEMVQLVLQYRDYQRATNRLAGIPELLNKLRKAPDFYVEMKWEFTSWVPLVSKVCPSDVYRVWKRGESLRVDTTLLGFEHMTWQRGRRSYIFKGEEEGAVVMEVDHDKQVVYTETLSLALHEPELMLAAMQPTEEHVASRLTSPVVSTHLDTKNIAFERNKSGIWGWRSEKMEVISGYEAKVYSASNVELITKTRTEHLSDQDKSRTKGSKTPFQSFLGIAQQHASHNGAPVLQSATLTNPTAITPEEYFDPSFNLEARNIGRPIEMSNKVQRFKATLWLCEDHPLSLVEQVTPIIDLMAISNAHFAKLRDFITLKLPSGFPVKIEIPLFHVLNARITFSNLCGCDELLSSVRVCGPAPSSSPGDAREPAAGAEAPPNPKVFPFPCEVDPVVFEVPQGYAMLGAGRNEPMRDEDDDLLQFAIQQSLLDAGTETDQVTIWEALTNTRPGSNPPSYDEELQLERAIQESMFLQSGQGLAATESGGGGNGDNSIVPPDDSPAPSTNGSSSSALPPPAYPSFDEQLRLAMELSSREQEEQERRRREEDEELQRILQLSLTEK
- the ANKRD13D gene encoding ankyrin repeat domain-containing protein 13D isoform X2, whose product is MVQLVLQYRDYQRATNRLAGIPELLNKLRKAPDFYVEMKWEFTSWVPLVSKVCPSDVYRVWKRGESLRVDTTLLGFEHMTWQRGRRSYIFKGEEEGAVVMEVDHDKQVVYTETLSLALHEPELMLAAMQPTEEHVASRLTSPVVSTHLDTKNIAFERNKSGIWGWRSEKMEVISGYEAKVYSASNVELITKTRTEHLSDQDKSRTKGSKTPFQSFLGIAQQHASHNGAPVLQSATLTNPTAITPEEYFDPSFNLEARNIGRPIEMSNKVQRFKATLWLCEDHPLSLVEQVTPIIDLMAISNAHFAKLRDFITLKLPSGFPVKIEIPLFHVLNARITFSNLCGCDELLSSVRVCGPAPSSSPGDAREPAAGAEAPPNPKVFPFPCEVDPVVFEVPQGYAMLGAGRNEPMRDEDDDLLQFAIQQSLLDAGTETDQVTIWEALTNTRPGSNPPSYDEELQLERAIQESMFLQSGQGLAATESGGGGNGDNSIVPPDDSPAPSTNGSSSSALPPPAYPSFDEQLRLAMELSSREQEEQERRRREEDEELQRILQLSLTEK